TCTGCTAAAATTGTTTTTTCTTGATCAAGTTTATTTTGTTTTTCAATTATTGATTTATTTAGTTTATCTTCAATTTTTATTGGATCTTCACCACCAAAAAAATTATTTATATTTTTTGTAATATTATTTATCTTGTTTTTTATTTCATCAACCTCTAGTGAACGATCTTGAATATTTTTTTCAATTAGTACATACTCTTTTTCAAATTCATTAAGTTTATTAGTATATAAAGAAATATTATTTTCTATTGTTCTGTATTTCTCATAATATCTCTTATCTTCAAAAACGTATATTTTTTCAAATTCAGAATGAGACACTAAGCTTTTCTCAAACAGATCAATTTTAAAATCAGGTATTAAATACAACATCAAATCATTTAAATCTTGCTTGAATGCAATAAATTTATTATTTTTTTCTTTTGATTCAATATATAATTCTTTATTTTTATTATATTCTTCAATTTTTTCGGTTAAAAATTTAATTTCAACATTAACTTTTTCAATTTCTTCTTTATTTTTAATTTCTAATTTATTATAAATTTGATAAAAATAATCACTACTCTTCTTAGTTGCCGAATAACTATCTAAGTTGAGAGCTGATAATATTATATTTTTTTTATCTTGGATAACATTAGTTAAAGAATTTTTTTGATTTTCTACACTTTTAATTTCATGAGTATAAAATTGAACATTTTTTTCAAATTCAAGTAAATTTGATAACATGCTATTTTGAAAATTTTCTTTTTCTAATAGCTGCTGAGAAAGAAATTCATGTTGTGAAATAATTTCCATATCAGCCTTTTTATAAGACATATCCTCAAAATAAGGATGCTCATAACTACCGCATAATGGACATTCCTCACCAGGTAATAAATGTTTACGCTGATAAGCGAGCTCAATTTTCCAAGATAATTTTGTGACATCATTTTTTAAATTAGCCACTTCTGAGTTTTCATTATTTATAATTTCTTTTTGCGATAAATAATTTACATTAGCATTTAATAAAGACTGCTGAGCCGCCTTAAGCTTTTCAACTAAACTATTTTCTTCTGACTCTCTTCTACTCAAATCCTCAATATAAAATGCAACTTTTTCAATTTGTATTTTTTCAGAAAAATATTTATCTTTTAAATTTCTTAAATCATTTAATTTATCATGAGGATTTTCAAAAGGAATTGAATGTGCTATCAAATCCCTTTTAATAGATTCAAAATGCGCTTTAATTTTTTCAAAATCAAGTAAGAATTTTTTATAATTCACTAATAAAAATGATAATTCATTTTTTAATACGTTTTCAAATTCTTTTTTACTTTCATTTGCAATGCGCAAATTTTTAATATGAAATTCTTTATTTAAAAAAACAGAAGACTTTTCTATTTCAAGATTTTTTAATTTTTCTAATTTTTTATTGAAGTCTTCTGTCAAAGTATTTTTTATTGATTCTTAATTCTTTAGCCTTATCAATTTCGTATTTTTTTTCTTCAAAATTCTTTTTTTCATTTTGAAGACAATCGAATAATTGATTAATATTACTTTTGATAAAAATAATAATATCTTTTAAAGATAAAATTTCATTGTTTTTATTATTTATTTCAATTTCAATTTTTCCAATTTTTTCCTTATTCTCATTTTCTTGAAAATAAAGCTCAATAGATTTTTGAAATTTTTTAAATTGGCTTAAGCGATTTAGAAAATCTTGATTATTTTTAAGATTTTCTAGATATTCTTGATAAGATTTTTCAGCTTCAGATAGTTTTTTTTGTAACTCGTCTTCTTTTACGCGCCAATTTATTTCATAATCAATTGACTTAGCTTTCTCGTCTAAAATTTTTATTTCATCTGATATACTTTGTTTTTTATTTTTATAATCATTTTCTATTTCAAAAGAAAGTATGTTAATTCCATTTATTTTAATATTAATTTCATTATATTTTTCTTCTATTATTTTTTTCTTTTCCGAAGCCTTTTTACCAATATTTTTATAAATTTCAGTATTTGTAATTCTTTCTAAAATTGCTGCTCTTTCTTCTTCGTTAGCTTTTAAAAAAGCTGCAAATTCTCCTTGTGCAAGAAGTACCATCCTTTTAAAATCTTCTACGGTTAAATTTTCTAATACTTTATTAAAAATAGGTTCATAAAATTTAGGTCGCGTATCACTGATTAGTTGCTCCCAATCTGATAAATCTTCGTTAAAACACTCTAAAATTCTTCTAGGATTTTTAAAATTACCGTCTGGTTTTTTATATGCTCTCTCACATTGCCAAGTTACTCTATATTTTACAATTTTATTATCTTCTCTTTTAGAAAAAATTAATTGCGAAAAAGCAAAATAAGTGCCGCGTGACATCACTTGCCTGCTATCATTCTCTAAATCTTTTTCTGATTTGCCTTTAGTCAAGCGAGGAGTTTGGCCAAACAATGCAAGCGACATGGCATCCATTAATGTTGATTTCCCTGCACCTGTTGGTCCTATAATTAAAAAAATAGGCGCCCCCTGCAAATCTTTTTCAAAATCAACCGAGTGACGTCCATATAATGAATTTAAATTTTCTAACTCAACTTTTAGTAATTTCAAAAAATATCCTTTAAATTTAATATTATATAATAATTTTTAAATATTCTCTTCATTTAATAAACTTCTAAAAGCATTTAACAATTTATCATCAATAACTTGATTTTGATTTTCACACATTTTAATAAATACTTCTTCAACAGATAAAGTTTTTAAAGAATCTTTATTAAAAAAAATTTGATTTATATTTGAAGTTTGACACAGACTCTGTTTTACAGTTGCCAATGCAGGTCTTTGTGTAAAAGGAAAAGAATTTTCAAGTTTTCTTAAAATAGATAAATCTAATCCTGGAAGATAAGACTCAACTTCTGTTTGCACACATAAAATTGGAGGAAATGGAGTATCCCATGATAAACTTTCAATTTGAAAATTAATACTTTCTATATTGCCTTTAATTTCTATAATTTTTCTTCTTTGTGGGACAGGCAAACGTTGTATATCATAATCATTATTTTCAAAGGTAACAATATTTACACACCTTTGTGTTTTAGACTCTTTTAAAGACAAGCATATAGGGGAACCAGAATAATATGCATTAGAGTTTGCAACTCTATAAGATTTATGAATATGACCCAAAGCAATATAATTAAATCTTTTATCAAATATTGTTTCTGGAAGCCCTCCTAAAGTACCAACCATATGAATTTCCAATGGGGCATCATCTTTTTCTGATCCAATACAAGATAAATGACCAGTACCAATTAATAATTTCGTTTGATATAATTTTTCTGATTCATCTGCTAAATTTTTATATAATAAATTAATTTTATCTTTAAATAAATTTTGAATTTCTGATTCTGTTAGTCCTGCAGTTCTGATACCCAATCGATATTCATGAATAAAAGGGACAGCTGCAATCACTGCTTGCAGCTGTCTTTCAGAATTATAAATAGGACAAAGATATTTTGAGATATCGTGCAAATCACTGTAAACACCACCAACAACAAAAACGTCTAGTAGCTTAAGCAATTCAGACGGAGCATCTAATCGAGTTGGAGAATCATGATTGCCTCCAACAACTATCACCTTTTTAAAATTTTTTATTTGAGATATTTGGAATAAAAATTGATAATAAATTTTTTGTGACTCTGACGACGGTTGTGGTTGATCAAAAATATCACCCGCAACTATTAAAACCTCAATCTCATAATTTTTAAGAATCTCAACCAACCAAGATAAGAAAAATTTATGATCTTCTTCTCTTGATATACCTTCAAATGTAGCACCCAAATGCCAATCTGATGTATGTAATATTTTCATAAGCAAAAAACCATAAATTACAAAAAATTAGTTACTTCTTAGTTCTGCAGACTTTTTTCTTAATTCTTCTGGCGTAGTATTATTAAAATAAACGTAACTATCTGATTTGGGATCTTTTTCTAAAATTTTAGCAAGCTCCTCATAACACTGCGCCGCATTTTCAATTGCTTCTTTTTTAAGATCAGCATATTGAGGATAAGTTTTAATAATGTTTAAGTACCTCGATAAAGCTGCTGAGAAAAGTTCTTTATTCCAATAAAATCTTGCAACAAAAAGATCATGTTCTGCTAATCTTCTTTTTAAGTTTGCTAATCTTTCTTTAGCTTCAGAAATAAACTCTCCGTTTGGATACTGTCTTAGGTAGTCTTGGTATTTTAAAATTGCTTTCTTTGCAAATGCTTGTTCGCGATCGATTTGCTCGGGAGCTTGCAAATCATAAATTTTTGCTACGCGAAAATGGGCAAAAGGAACTTTGTCATGCACAGCATTTTTTCTGATAAAATCATCGTACGCAACAAGAGCTTCAGGATACTTATCTGATTGGTAATATGCATCAGCTTGTAAAACTTCTGCTTCAATATTATTTTTTGAATAAGGGTATCTTGCTTTGTATTCATCTACATTAGCAATTAGATCTGACCAGTTCTCTTTTTTATAGTTTTCTCGTATTTTTTCAATTCCTTCATCTTGAGAAAGCTCTGAAATTGGTTTTGTTTGACATGAAAAGAGAACCAAACTCAAACCACAGCAAATTAAAAAATTTTTAAATTTCATAGTAATATACAACTCATCATGAATAGATCAATTTTTATTTTGTTTCTCTTCAACCAACTCAACTAGAATCCCTCCAGTAGAATGTGGATGAATAAATACAATACGAGTATTATGCGCCCCTTTTTTAGGCTTTTCATCAATAAGACGAATTTGATTTTTTTTCAAATGGTTTACCCAACTGTCTAAATCGTCTACATCTAATGCTACATGCTGAATACCAGCTCCTCGAGTTGCTAAAAACTTAGCAATAGAACTGTCCGTGCTTGTTGCCTGAAGCAGTTCTAATCTACTATTTTCACAGCGAATAAAATCTACAGTAACCTGCTGATCGTCGACAACTTCTCCTCCTTCGTATGGCAGGCCAAGAATACCTGTAAAAAATTGTTTTGCTAGAGAAGCATCCTTTGGAACAATGCCTAAATGATTAATTCTATTAATTTTCATTTTTACTGCTTTCAGAAATGATGTTTTTATCAAATATTTTTTGTGCTAAAAACATTGCTGTCGTGGTTCCGTTGCTTAACATTTTAATTTCTTGCGCATCTATTTTTTCTATTTCATTTTTAAATTTAAATTCAGCAAGCATTAATGCATTTTGCAAAATTTCTTTTTTCAATCGCTTTATGCGAATTTCTTTACCAAGTTTATTTTTATTTTCATACTCTTGATGCAATAATATAGAGTCAATAATTTCTTTAATTCCTTCACATTTAGATGCAGAACTTTTTAACACTGGCGGACGCCATGTATTCTCGCCTACAGGAACGGTATTTTCAGATAATTCTTGCATCATTCGCAATGGGTCAGCAAGATCACATTTATTAATGATATATATATCAGCTAGCTGTAAAATACCTGCTTTCATCAATTGAATTTCATCGCCACTATTGGGCATCAATACGAGCAGTGTTGTATCTGCAATATTAGTAATCTCACTTTCACTTTGCCCAATTCCCACAGTTTCAACAAGAATAAAATCAAATTCTAGAACAGATGCCAGACGGATTGCACTTCTTGTTGCTAACGCAACACCTCCTAACGCCCCACGAGCGCCCATAGAACGAATAAAAACCATTCTGTCCTTAAAATGCTCTTGCATCCGCACGCGGTCACCTAGTATTGCGCCTCCAGATATCGCAGAAGAAGGATCAACAGCAAAAACAGCCACTGACTTTCCTTTTAGCCTGAGTTCTCTAATTATCAAATTTGTCATTGTTGACTTACCTGCTCCAGGCAACCCAGTAATACCAATCACTCTAGAATTATTTTCTTTAATTTCATTGAGGTTTAAATAAGGATGTGAAAGTAATTTGGGGGCAAGTAATGGATCATTTTCTACAAAAGTAATTGCCTTACTCAAAGCTCTTGTGCGTGAAAGCCATAGCTCAACTCCATCAAATTTAGAACGTCCAGAAAGCAAATTAACAACCGATTCTATATCTAATGATTGTTGTATTTTCATTTAGCTCTCTTTTGAATCAGGAATAACTTTTATTAAAAAATCTCCCGTTGATACACTATCACCAACAACAACTTTTATCTCTAAAATCGTTCCATCACATTCAGATAAAATTCGATTTTCCATTTTCATTGCTTCAATAGTTAAAAGAGGATCGCCTTCTTTAACACGCTCACCTTTTTTTACTAATAAGGAAATCACTTTACCTGATATAGGCGAAACCAAATCTCCATTACTATTAACTGTATTAATAACTTTTGCTTTAACGGGCTTTATAAGATCTGCGTGGTAATGATTTTGCGTTACAAAACTACCATTTTGAATAGCTAAAAGAAAATGATTTTGTTTTAATTTTACAAAATTATTTTTAATTCTAATAACTTGATTTTGCAGTAAAAAACTCAATCCATCAGCTAAAATCATCACTTCAATATTTTTAATACATTCAGAACTATTTATTATTAAAACTTCAAATTTTTCTCTATTCGAAAAATGGTTCAAATTAACTGAGGCAGGAATTTTGACTTCATAAAATTTAGAATTACTACTTTTCTGAATAGAAAATTTCATCTTATTGTTAACTCCATCTAATTACCTTTTAGTGCTTTCTAAACGATAAGCATGACTCCAGGGTTCTACCAAGTTGTTATTAATACTTGGACGAACCTCAAAAATAGACTGATGAATTGCTATTTTAATTGCAGCAACAATTGCTTCACTTTCGGTTAACTCATTTCTTGATATCTCGATCTGTTCTAGTAATTTTTCATTTTCTTCAACAAATCGAGTTGTATAATTTCCATCACGAAAATTTTTATTTTCTAATATAGCTTGATGAAACGGAATAGTTGTTTGAATACCTTGAATATTTAATTCGCTTAAAGCTCGCGCCATTTTATTTAATGCATCTTCACGATTGGCGCCGTAAACCAATAGTTTTGCAATCATAGAATCATAAAATTCTGGTATTTTGTAACCAGCATAAATATGCGAATCCATGCGCACTCCAGGACCAGAAGGAAATTCTACTTCTTTAACCACACCAGGATCTGGTCTAAAGCCGTGATAAGGATCTTCTGCATTGATACGCGCTTCAAAAGCCCACCCTCGAATTGTAATATCTTTTTGTTGAAAGGGGAGCGCTTCTCCCATAGCAACTTTTAATTGAGTTTGTAATAAATCAATTCCTGTAATCAGCTCTGTGACAGGATGTTCGACTTGAATACGTGTATTCATTTCCATAAAATAAAATTTTGTTGGCGATTCTAAAATAAATTCAACAGTCCCTGCATTAACATAACCAACGCTTTGCGCTGCTTTAACTGCAATGTCTCCCATTTGTAGTCGCGTTTCATGACTAATATAGAGTGATGGTGCTTCTTCAATGAGCTTTTGATGTCTACGTTGAATGGTACAATCTCTCTCAAATAAATGTACCGTATTTCCGTGAGAATCAGCCATAATTTGAAATTCCACATGCCTTGGCCTCTCTATATATCGTTCACAAAATACATCAGAATTTCCAAAATAACTTAACGCTTCGCGCTGGCATGCTTCAAAAGCAGATGTCAGATCAGAATTGTTACGCACAACTCTCATTCCCTTACCACCACCACCCGCAGCAGCTTTTAAAATAAGTGGATAACCAATTTGGTCTGCAATATTTTTTAATTCTTTAACATTCTTAAGTGGCGCGTTTTTTCCTGGACTACACGGAACACCTGCCTCAATTACCTTTGTTTTTGCAATTGTTTTATCGCCCATTGCATAAATAGAAAATGGAGATGGACCAATCCACACCATACCAGCTTTTAAAACTTCATTTGCAAATTCAGCATTTTCTGAAAGAAATCCAAACCCTGGATGCACTGCTTCTGCGCCCATTTGCTTTGCAGCCTGAATAATATTTTTTATATTTAAGTAACTTTCATGACTTGGTGCATTACCAATACAACACGCATAGTCAGCCATTGCGACATGTCTTGAATGCAGATCAGCGGTAGAATATAGCGCTAACGGCGATAATCCCAAATCGCGACAAGCACGAATAACACGCACCCCAATTTCACCTCTATTTGCTATGCACACTTTTTTAAAGGGCTTAAATACAAGAGGTAAAAAATCTTTGTGTTGCATGATAAAAATCCTATTACAAAGCCTGTATA
This region of Spirobacillus cienkowskii genomic DNA includes:
- a CDS encoding SbcC/MukB-like Walker B domain-containing protein gives rise to the protein MTEDFNKKLEKLKNLEIEKSSVFLNKEFHIKNLRIANESKKEFENVLKNELSFLLVNYKKFLLDFEKIKAHFESIKRDLIAHSIPFENPHDKLNDLRNLKDKYFSEKIQIEKVAFYIEDLSRRESEENSLVEKLKAAQQSLLNANVNYLSQKEIINNENSEVANLKNDVTKLSWKIELAYQRKHLLPGEECPLCGSYEHPYFEDMSYKKADMEIISQHEFLSQQLLEKENFQNSMLSNLLEFEKNVQFYTHEIKSVENQKNSLTNVIQDKKNIILSALNLDSYSATKKSSDYFYQIYNKLEIKNKEEIEKVNVEIKFLTEKIEEYNKNKELYIESKEKNNKFIAFKQDLNDLMLYLIPDFKIDLFEKSLVSHSEFEKIYVFEDKRYYEKYRTIENNISLYTNKLNEFEKEYVLIEKNIQDRSLEVDEIKNKINNITKNINNFFGGEDPIKIEDKLNKSIIEKQNKLDQEKTILAEKEKIFAVLNNQKENYFHQLVNYRENLSSIKVLLDSEILKFGNLPKEEILNFNLSEIQVIEYNNIYNKLEELRISTTETKQQRYFDLENHKNHYSLNFVNSTLNDLYNNKNILDSDIKDKLKELGEITNILFINEQNKKKIEDYQQQNLEIQQEFVLWNKMHQLIGINNGENFKKFAQILNLEELIFKANYHLYRFDKRYTLAPALDAENKPRLAFAIQDSYHANALRSFKTLSGGETFLVSLALALALSEYRSIKMPIETLLLDEGFGTLDPETLQVAIGALESLHANGTQVGIISHVDSLREAIGTRIVVQKIGNGHSLLRVELN
- the meaB gene encoding methylmalonyl Co-A mutase-associated GTPase MeaB, with translation MKIQQSLDIESVVNLLSGRSKFDGVELWLSRTRALSKAITFVENDPLLAPKLLSHPYLNLNEIKENNSRVIGITGLPGAGKSTMTNLIIRELRLKGKSVAVFAVDPSSAISGGAILGDRVRMQEHFKDRMVFIRSMGARGALGGVALATRSAIRLASVLEFDFILVETVGIGQSESEITNIADTTLLVLMPNSGDEIQLMKAGILQLADIYIINKCDLADPLRMMQELSENTVPVGENTWRPPVLKSSASKCEGIKEIIDSILLHQEYENKNKLGKEIRIKRLKKEILQNALMLAEFKFKNEIEKIDAQEIKMLSNGTTTAMFLAQKIFDKNIISESSKNEN
- a CDS encoding AAA family ATPase, whose translation is MKLLKVELENLNSLYGRHSVDFEKDLQGAPIFLIIGPTGAGKSTLMDAMSLALFGQTPRLTKGKSEKDLENDSRQVMSRGTYFAFSQLIFSKREDNKIVKYRVTWQCERAYKKPDGNFKNPRRILECFNEDLSDWEQLISDTRPKFYEPIFNKVLENLTVEDFKRMVLLAQGEFAAFLKANEEERAAILERITNTEIYKNIGKKASEKKKIIEEKYNEINIKINGINILSFEIENDYKNKKQSISDEIKILDEKAKSIDYEINWRVKEDELQKKLSEAEKSYQEYLENLKNNQDFLNRLSQFKKFQKSIELYFQENENKEKIGKIEIEINNKNNEILSLKDIIIFIKSNINQLFDCLQNEKKNFEEKKYEIDKAKELRINKKYFDRRLQ
- the bamD gene encoding outer membrane protein assembly factor BamD is translated as MKFKNFLICCGLSLVLFSCQTKPISELSQDEGIEKIRENYKKENWSDLIANVDEYKARYPYSKNNIEAEVLQADAYYQSDKYPEALVAYDDFIRKNAVHDKVPFAHFRVAKIYDLQAPEQIDREQAFAKKAILKYQDYLRQYPNGEFISEAKERLANLKRRLAEHDLFVARFYWNKELFSAALSRYLNIIKTYPQYADLKKEAIENAAQCYEELAKILEKDPKSDSYVYFNNTTPEELRKKSAELRSN
- the sbcD gene encoding exonuclease subunit SbcD — protein: MKILHTSDWHLGATFEGISREEDHKFFLSWLVEILKNYEIEVLIVAGDIFDQPQPSSESQKIYYQFLFQISQIKNFKKVIVVGGNHDSPTRLDAPSELLKLLDVFVVGGVYSDLHDISKYLCPIYNSERQLQAVIAAVPFIHEYRLGIRTAGLTESEIQNLFKDKINLLYKNLADESEKLYQTKLLIGTGHLSCIGSEKDDAPLEIHMVGTLGGLPETIFDKRFNYIALGHIHKSYRVANSNAYYSGSPICLSLKESKTQRCVNIVTFENNDYDIQRLPVPQRRKIIEIKGNIESINFQIESLSWDTPFPPILCVQTEVESYLPGLDLSILRKLENSFPFTQRPALATVKQSLCQTSNINQIFFNKDSLKTLSVEEVFIKMCENQNQVIDDKLLNAFRSLLNEENI
- the mce gene encoding methylmalonyl-CoA epimerase; this translates as MKINRINHLGIVPKDASLAKQFFTGILGLPYEGGEVVDDQQVTVDFIRCENSRLELLQATSTDSSIAKFLATRGAGIQHVALDVDDLDSWVNHLKKNQIRLIDEKPKKGAHNTRIVFIHPHSTGGILVELVEEKQNKN
- a CDS encoding biotin/lipoyl-containing protein codes for the protein MKFSIQKSSNSKFYEVKIPASVNLNHFSNREKFEVLIINSSECIKNIEVMILADGLSFLLQNQVIRIKNNFVKLKQNHFLLAIQNGSFVTQNHYHADLIKPVKAKVINTVNSNGDLVSPISGKVISLLVKKGERVKEGDPLLTIEAMKMENRILSECDGTILEIKVVVGDSVSTGDFLIKVIPDSKES
- the accC gene encoding acetyl-CoA carboxylase biotin carboxylase subunit, whose product is MQHKDFLPLVFKPFKKVCIANRGEIGVRVIRACRDLGLSPLALYSTADLHSRHVAMADYACCIGNAPSHESYLNIKNIIQAAKQMGAEAVHPGFGFLSENAEFANEVLKAGMVWIGPSPFSIYAMGDKTIAKTKVIEAGVPCSPGKNAPLKNVKELKNIADQIGYPLILKAAAGGGGKGMRVVRNNSDLTSAFEACQREALSYFGNSDVFCERYIERPRHVEFQIMADSHGNTVHLFERDCTIQRRHQKLIEEAPSLYISHETRLQMGDIAVKAAQSVGYVNAGTVEFILESPTKFYFMEMNTRIQVEHPVTELITGIDLLQTQLKVAMGEALPFQQKDITIRGWAFEARINAEDPYHGFRPDPGVVKEVEFPSGPGVRMDSHIYAGYKIPEFYDSMIAKLLVYGANREDALNKMARALSELNIQGIQTTIPFHQAILENKNFRDGNYTTRFVEENEKLLEQIEISRNELTESEAIVAAIKIAIHQSIFEVRPSINNNLVEPWSHAYRLESTKR